The Capsicum annuum cultivar UCD-10X-F1 chromosome 3, UCD10Xv1.1, whole genome shotgun sequence genomic sequence GTTGAAGAAGTTGAGAGCTTGTCTGTTAAAGGATAGGTATCTGGTAGAAAGATATCAAGATATTAATTGTAAACAAAGTGATCTGTTCAATTCTTAGCCATATATACATATAGGTTTCAAATAGATGAATTGGATTATATTTAGACGGATTAAAATACGTTGAGTTAATATGACTCTCTCAAAAGTTATTTGAACTTAAATAAATTAGCtaaaatacattatatttttgttataacCTAGCTCGTTCAATTTTACTAAGTTCTAATTATTTTGtctatatttttctaattttaattttttctttcttagtttaaattaaaaaaatattatgacaaGATTTCTCACTAAACAATTTAAACTGCATATCAACCCATCTTTTATGGGTTAAAATAGATCAGACTGAAATGACAGACCCAAACATGACTCACCCAAACTTAAAGAATTAGGTAGATTATGTTTttataaactaattttaatttgcCACGTACCTCTCTATACTTTGGCAGAGCTAAAGGAAAAATGctaatacatacacatatatatatatatgagaaatatttttttaggtgCTTTAATTTATGGAAAAATCGAGCCTAAACAATGTGCAAACCTAATTAATTTCTAGTCTGGTACTTAATTAATGCAATCGTCAATCTTAGCCCCAGAAGAAGTTTATAATTATGCTATAAATAGAGGCAAAATGTTCATTAGTTTCCTCATCTTTCTTACAATTATCACCACTCAATTAGCAATTATATCTTAATTACAAAATAGTTTGAAAACAATAGGGTCAAAGTCATTTGTGCTTATtgtttttgctatttttcttGTCATAACATCAAAGGTTGCAGCTAGGGAGTTGTCTCAAAGCTCCACTACTTCTCGGGACAACGGTAAACttcattcatttcattttatgtaAAGATGTTACCGTTTGAagagttaaataatttttttaaaaaatatttttgaatttgatagCTAAGTTGACTTATAATACCTGTCATGGtatatttaaatatgtaattttatttttaacaaaattgaAGAGTTTATACTCAAATTCATATCCTAAATTAAGTATTTTGATCGTTATATTTCAAAGTTTTCAGATAAATTAGAACAGAGGGAGAATTAACCTATAATAAAGAAGCATcttttaaatagttttgttaGGTGATTAAAAActataagaaacaaaaaaaagaaatcaaaatttgacAAGAGTTGCAATATGATTCTGTATTTAGTccatcataattcaattcatctcaattcaaataaaattttgaatattgatCTATTTGCAATATGAGTTCAACATATGAACAATCCATTTGTGACCACTCACCCCTATTAACATGAATATGTATAATTGTTGGTGCAGGATGATGCCAATTCTATAGTAGTAGGATTTCCAGGATTTCCAGGAAGTGGCGAACTTTCAAGACCATGATTTGGACGAGGACTTCCAGGAGGAGGATTTGGCGGTGCAAGTAAATATTATATCGGTTATCCAGGAGAAGCTAAGGATATGGCGGATATTTTCCTGGTTATGGTTATGCCAGAGGATATCCTAGAGGTGGTTGGTATGGAGGATTGCCTCGGAACTaactaatttaattatatacTAAAGGCGTGTATGTGTGTGTAACCATTCAGTTACTATGGATGGATAGTCATCATGTCATGTTTCGTTGAATAAAAATATCAGAAATTTCAGAGAACTTGATTTATATACGTACAAGCCTGTTCATTTACATGCTATTGACAAGCAAATAGTTTAAGCGAAATCCTAGTAAGGTTATgtgtattttctttatatttgttatCTCAATTCCACTTTATATAATACAATATTATTGTTGAATTTAAGTAATATATTCTAAAGGTGGATCTTATATATTCTAAATGTTATATTTGTGAAATTTGGTATATGGTGCTACTTGCTAGTGacctatttttcatattatatattttttataatagcATTTcgttataataatcaaaatatattcaaatatttttagaagaGTTCTT encodes the following:
- the LOC107865644 gene encoding uncharacterized protein LOC107865644, translated to MQSSILAPEEVYNYAINRGKILKTIGSKSFVLIVFAIFLVITSKVAARELSQSSTTSRDNGYGGYFPGYGYARGYPRGGWYGGLPRN